The genomic window ATCAATGGCATAAACAGCATCTTTGTTCCATGTTGTTGCAGTAGCACGAATATTGTTATGCCCCATAGCGATGGACTCTGCATACATCAAATAAACATCTGACAAACGAAGCCATGGAATATGAACTTGATGATTATTATATGCATTATCGTATCTATTTAATCCAAGCGGATTAAATTTCATCAACAAATATCCTGTATTACTACCCGAAGCACGTGAAGATCTATAATTTCCAACTCTAACACCATCATATAAATTGGCATAAGTATATTGCCTTGCTTCTGCAGTAGCAGTAGAATTAACCATCTTTCTGGTATCAAAACCAAAATTAAGATAAAAACGGGGGTCTCTATTTTTCCAAGGATAGTTTATGTCATAATTGGAACCTTGATCACCAGGAACATCTGCTTTACTAGCACTATTAATAGGATAACCAGTATTGGTACCAAAATAATTTACATAATTTGCCGTAGGGTATTGTGACCAACTTCTACCTTGTAAAACATTAGCACATAAATACTGCTTATCCATAGACTGACCAGTACCTCCATAATTAGGGCCTCTGAAAATTGCCTCAAGATAAGTTACTCCATTAACAACTGCAGAACCTGGCATTCTACCATTTTGTCCATTCGTACGATATACTTGCTCATAACTAGTTCCATTAGTTCCCCAAGGGATTAATTTATATTGGCATGAACCATTCTCTGATGCATTTAATAAAGTTCCAAAAGCCTCTGCAGCTTTTTTACAATATTCTGCATTATACTGTTCTCCTCCTCCTGAAGACTTATTCATTAATGGACTTCCAGCATACAAATAGTTCTTGCCTAAATAAGCAAAAGCCATCCATTTATTGATTCTAAGTTCGTTTTTACCTAAAGTAGCTTGTCCAGCTGGAACAGCATCCCAGTCTGATGGCAATAAAGTACTTGCTTTAGTAAAATCTTCGGCAATCTTATCAGCAGTTTGTTGATAAGTCAAACGAGGAAATCGCAATGGCTCATCAGAAGCTAAAACCGAATCAATATAAGGCATTCCACCCCAATAGGAGATTATTTGCATGTGAAACCAAGCTCTAAAGAAATACAATTGACCAGCAATTATATCTTTCTCTTCCTGAGTAGCATCTACCATTTTATCAAGATT from Flavobacterium eburneipallidum includes these protein-coding regions:
- a CDS encoding RagB/SusD family nutrient uptake outer membrane protein, producing MKNYNKIILYFGLFFFVAGSFTSCSDYLDIKSGSTTDPDLAYQNFTNFQGFTEELYHCIPSFNNRDDNNFFNNGEEEMWQANAANQGAWIWQVDLGNFLAWQRGGFGNGGSFLDQNDVDFSTNNTNNQKRSKSLWVGSWYGIRKANIGLANLDKMVDATQEEKDIIAGQLYFFRAWFHMQIISYWGGMPYIDSVLASDEPLRFPRLTYQQTADKIAEDFTKASTLLPSDWDAVPAGQATLGKNELRINKWMAFAYLGKNYLYAGSPLMNKSSGGGEQYNAEYCKKAAEAFGTLLNASENGSCQYKLIPWGTNGTSYEQVYRTNGQNGRMPGSAVVNGVTYLEAIFRGPNYGGTGQSMDKQYLCANVLQGRSWSQYPTANYVNYFGTNTGYPINSASKADVPGDQGSNYDINYPWKNRDPRFYLNFGFDTRKMVNSTATAEARQYTYANLYDGVRVGNYRSSRASGSNTGYLLMKFNPLGLNRYDNAYNNHQVHIPWLRLSDVYLMYAESIAMGHNNIRATATTWNKDAVYAIDKVRNRVILPNGNPLPGVQAPFLVSTDMFMSEVRRERAVELAYEGHRFNDLRRWLLLTKFPYNVKTGITFDRDVPETNDVNPTNNFLDKVNPENNKINNLKESVVWERIYSDKHYWLPLKRADVSIYPEFYQNPGW